DNA from Desulfarculus baarsii DSM 2075:
TTGGGCTTGCAGGTCGCGGAAGTTTTGGTTGGCCTTCAACTCGGGGTAGCGTTCGACCACCACCATCAGCCGGCCCAGGGCGCTTTGCATGGCCTGATCGGCGGCCAGCTTGCCGCCGATGTCGCCGGCCTGGGTGAACTGCCGCCGGGCCTCGATGACCCCTTGCAGTGTCTCTTTTTCATGGGCGGCGTAGCCCTTGACCGTCTCGACCAGGTTGGGGATCAGGTCGTAACGCCGTTGCAGGTCGGTTTCCACGTTGGCCTGGGCCTCGCGCACGTTTTCGCGCTGGGCCTTGAGGGTGTTGTAGGGGCTGACGAACAGCCACAGAAAACCCAACAGCGCGACCAGGCCCACTCCGATGGCGATTTTTGCTCCCTTGCTCATGCGCCCCATTCCTCCAGACAAATTATGTTAGACCTCGAAAAAAAGCTCGTTTGGTTACATTTGATCCAGGCGCTGGCCCAGTTGGCCCAGTTGCTCCACGGCCCATTCCAGCAGTTCGGTCAGCTCCTTGGCCTTGGGCGAGAGCCGGCCGGCGCGCACGGCGGCCATGCGCCGGAACGACTCCACCGGCAGGCCGGCCGTTTCGGCGCGCTCCAGCACTTCCTGGCGGTCGAGGGGATAAGCGCCGGTGAAGAGCTTCAGGCAGCCTTGCAGGATGGCCGTCATGGCCGGCGCGGCCTCGATCACACTGTGGCGCAGCTCTTTTTCGTCGCCGCCGCAGGCGATCAGCCGTCCTTGCAGGGCCATCAGCTTGGCCTTGACCTCGCGCTCCAGTTGCAGGCGCAGCCGCCGATCGTCGATGACCAGGCCTTCCAGCGGGTCTTCGCCGTGGATGCATTTGTGGGCGGCGGCCATGGTCATCAGCTCCAGCGGAAACACGTCCAGGCTGGTGGCGATGTAGGCCTTGTTCATGACCAGGGGCGCGGCCAGGCCGGCCGGAGCCCATTTGCGATAAAAGCCGCTCAGGCGCGAGGCCGTGGCCTTGGCCTCCTCGGCCACGACCACCAGCAGGTTGATGTCGCTGCGGCCCTTGACGTAGGCCCCCCTGGCCGCCGAGCCAAAGAGGCAGACGCCGTGCAGGTCGGTGCCCAGGGCGTTGGAGAGGTCGGTGATCAGTTCCGGGAAGATGTCTTCCGGTTTGTCGGGTGCTTTTTTGGCCATGACCGATCCGTGTGATGGTTGCTAGAAATCGCCCGAGGCCCCGCCGCCGCCACTGAAGCCGCCACCGAAGCCGCCAAAGCCGCCGCCGCCGAAGCTGTCGAAACCGCCGCCGCCGTGACGGCCGCCGCCCAGCATCGAGCCCAGCAGCATGCCCGTCAGCAGCGCGCCGCCGCCACCGCCACGCCCGCCGCCGCCCCGCCGGCCCAGCCGGCCCAAAACAATGAAGGCCACGATCATCAGAATCAGCGGGATCAGGCCAAAGGCCTTGCCGCCCGATGATTTGTCCGGCCGTTCGGGCAGGCCGGTGAGCGTGACCCCTTTGTCCTTGGCGATGACGCCGGCCGCAGCGGCCACGCCGGCCAGCAGGCCCTGGTCGTAGTCGTTTTGCTTGAGGTGGGGCCGCATGGCCTGGTCGCGGATGCGCGCGGCGATGGCGTCTGGGATCAAGCCCTCCAGGCCGTAGCCCACCTCGATGCGCAGGCGGCGATCCTTGACCGCCACCAGAAACAGCAGACCCTCGTCCTTGCCCTTTTGGCCCACGCCCCAGCTTTGCATCAGCTCCACGGCCAGGCTCTCGATGGTCTGGTCCGGGGGCAGTTCGGGCACGGTGGCCACCACGATGGCCGCGCCGGTTTTTTGCCACAGCTCGGTGGAAAGCCCGGTGATGGCCCGCTGGGCCTGGGGCGAAAGCACGCCGGCAAAATCGGCCACCGGGCCCTTGGGCCGAGGCCATTGCTCGGTCGCCGGGGCCACGCCGGCCAGCAAAAACACAAACAGCGCCGCCAAAACCAGCGACGCCGTCGTTTTGATCGAAAACTTCATCCTAGAGGCCTTCCTGGGCCAGTTGCTCCAGCAGTTCTTTCTGGCGCGAGGTCAGCCGCCCGGGCACCTCGACCTGCAACCGCACGTAAAGATCGCCGTGGCCGCCGCCCCGGAACAGGGGCAAGCCCTTGCCCTTGACGCGCAGGCGCGCGCCGTTTTGCGAGCCCCTGGGCGCCTTGACCTTGAGGGTCTTGCCGTCGATGGCCGTCAGCTCCACGTTGCCGCCCAGGGCGGCGGTGGAAAAGCTGATCGGCGCGATCACCTCCAGGTCGTCGCCGTGACGCGTGAAGCGCTCGTCGTCGAGCACGCGGATTTTGATGAACAGGTCGCCGGGCTGGCCGCCGTGGCCCGGGGCGTCGTCGCCCTTGCCGGCCAAACGCAGCTTCTGGCCCGTGGCGATGCCCGGCGGCACCTTGACGCTGACCCGCTCCATGCGGCCGCTACGGCGGTAGGAAACCATCTTTTCCGCGCCGTGAAAGACCTCGGCCAGGCTGACGGGCAGTTCGTAGACCAAGTCCGCGCCCTTGTTGGGCCCGGCCCCGGCCGCGCCGAAATCGAACCCGCCCATGCCCGGCGCGGCCCCGGTGGGGCCAAAACCGCCCATGCCGCCGTTGTTGACGGTGTAGGCGCGGTAGCCGCCGCCTCGCCCGCCGAAGATGCGCGAAAAGAAATCACCGCCCAGGCCCATGTCGCGCAGGATGTCGTTGATGTCCGATCCGCGGTAGATGTCTTCCTGGCTATAGCGCTGCTTGAAGCCGGCGCTGCCGAAGGTGTCGTATTGCTTGCGCTTTTCGGGGTCGGACAAGACGGAATAGGCCTCGCTGACTTCCTTGAAGCGCTCCTCCGCCGCCTTGTCGTCCTGGTTGCGGTCGGGGTGATACTTCATGGCCAGCTTGCGGTAGGCCTTTTTGATGTCCTCGACCGAGGCGCCTTTTTCCAAGCCCAGAACTTTGTAGTAGTCTTTGGCCATGTCCGTCCATTCGCACGCCCGGCGGGGCGGCTTTCCTCCTGCATTGCCTGAAATACCCCCCCGGCCGCCCGTGTAAGCGGCCTGGGACGGGCTATTGCTAAATATAAGTCGCCCGCGGGGGGGTGTCAAGGAAGGCTGTCAGAGATTTATTTTGTATTGCCAAGCAGTTGTAAACGCGGCGACTCCAGGGCCTTGCGCGGTTGCGCGGGCGGGGCGGCCTGGCGCGCGCCGTTGACCAAGCCCTCCAACTCTCCGACCACCTCGCGCAGACTGCCGGTCTGGGCGGCCATCTCCTCGGCGGAGGCGGCCATTTCCTCGGCGGTGGCGGCCGAACTTTGCGTGATCCGGTCCATCTGGCCCACGGCCTGGTTGATCTGCTCCACGCCCTGGGACTGCTCGTGGGAGGCCCCGGCAATGAGCGCCACCAACTCGGCCACCCGCGAGGCGCTTTGCCGCACCTCGGCGAAAATCTGGTCCATCTGGGCGGTCAGGCTGGAAAGCGAGGCGATTCGGCCGCCGCTGTCCTCGATCATGCCCGTGGTTTCCCTGGCCGCCGCCGCCGCGCGCAGGGCCAGCGAGCGCACCTCCTCGGCCACCACGGCAAAGCCCGCCCCGGCCTCGCCGGCCCGGGCCGCCTCCACGGCGGCGTTCAGGGCCAGCAGATTGGTCTGGAAGGCGATCTCGTCGATGGTCTTGATGATCTTGGCCATCTTGGCGCTGTTGGCGGTGATGGTCGTCACCGCCTGCTCCAGGCTCTCCAGGGTCTGGCCGGCCTGGCCGACCACGCGCTTGGCCTCGATCATCAGGCCGTCGGCGTCCTGGGCGTGCTGGGAGTTGGCCTGGGCCATGGCCGCCAACTGCTCCAGCGAGGCGCTGGTCTCCTCCAGCGAAGCCGCCTGCTCGCTGGAGCCCTGGGCCAGGCCTTGGCTGGAGCCGGCCACCTGCCCGGAGGCCACGGCAATCTGCCTGGCGCTGTCACCCAGCGTGCGCGCCAGTTGACGCAAAGAGCCAATGGCCCGGCGCACCACCAGGCCGCTGGCCAAAAGCGCCGCCAGGATGGCCGCGCCGGCCGCCGCGCCGACCAGCATCACCGTGGTCAGCAGCTCCTGGGCCGCCTTTGATTCGCTGACCACCTCGGCCAGGTCGATCTCGGCCAAAATGGCCCAGCGCAACCCGCCGAAATCCAGCGGCGCATAGGCCGAAAGAACCTGGTTGCCGTTGTAGTCGGCGATGATCTCCTCGCCGCCTTGGCCGGCCAGGGCCGCCCGGCTGGCCTGGGTGTCCACCGCGCCCTTGACCGGATCGGCGAACGAGGCCCGCACGGAATGACCCGTGGCGTCGAGGAACGAATCCGAGCGCATCAGCTTGTCCGGCCCCACCAGATAGCTCTCGCCGGTCTGGCCCATGCCCGAGCGTTCCTGCATGATCTTGTTGACCTGCTCGATGGATATCTGCGCGGCCACCGCGCCCGCCCCGGCCCGGCAGGCCAGAAAGGCCGCCGGCTCGCCCTTGGACGGCGCGTAGGGCGCGAAATCGGCGATGGTCGCTTTTTCGGCCGAGGCCGCGGCCAGGGCCTGGGCCAGGCTGGAGCCGGCCAGGGGCCCGCCGCGCAGGTTTTGGCCCAGGTCCGGCTCTTGGGCGACGCTGTAGACGATGTCGCCGTTTTGATTGATCAAAAAGATATCATAATAGCCATAGGCCTTTTGATAACGGCTCAGCCACGGGCCATACTGGCGCTGGGCTTCTTGCCAGAGCGGACCGCCCACCCGGCCGCCCTCCTCGGCAAAGGCCCGGCCAAAGGCCGCCAACGCCGCCAGGGCCTGGGGGTTGGCCGCCAGCACTTCCATGTCGCGCTGGCGCTGGCCCAGATAATCAATGATCTGGTTGGCCTTGATCTGGCGGATGGAGCGCAGTTGCTCGAATTTTTGCTGAACGAACGAATCGCGGGCGGCGTCCACGGCCGTCACGGCCAGGACGATCAACGGCGCGATGGCCGCCAGGGCTAGCGCCGTCAGGACGACGGCCATTTTTTTGCCGAAAGACAGACCCATGCTGTTCTCCACGAGGATGACGCTGTTTTTCAATCATAAACCAAGTTTATGATTATTTTGCCGCGACGGCCAGCGGTTGCCAAAAAAGTATTGAGCTTGTAACAAATTTGTTACGCCGAGGGGCAGGCCGCGCGGGGCCTCAGATGCTCAACGAACCAGGCTGGTCGACGAGCTTTTCACACATGGCGTCGATGATGTTGCGCAGCTTTTGGCTGTCGAGGCCCAGGGCCTTGAGGGCCGCGCGGTCCAGGGGCGGCACCCAGGGGTCGCCGCCGTCGCCGTAGCCATAGCCCCGGGCCAGGATGTCGGCGAAGTGGACCACGGCCGTGGCCAGGGGGGCCTTGCGCGAGGCCTCGGGCTGATGATGCCAGCGCAAGGGCTCGGTGAGCTGCTCGGGCAGCTTCCAG
Protein-coding regions in this window:
- a CDS encoding LemA family protein is translated as MSKGAKIAIGVGLVALLGFLWLFVSPYNTLKAQRENVREAQANVETDLQRRYDLIPNLVETVKGYAAHEKETLQGVIEARRQFTQAGDIGGKLAADQAMQSALGRLMVVVERYPELKANQNFRDLQAQLEGTENRITVARTRYNAAVKEYNLAVETLPTMILARLMGFERIEPFQAAAQAQQAPQVKF
- a CDS encoding nucleotidyltransferase domain-containing protein, which translates into the protein MAKKAPDKPEDIFPELITDLSNALGTDLHGVCLFGSAARGAYVKGRSDINLLVVVAEEAKATASRLSGFYRKWAPAGLAAPLVMNKAYIATSLDVFPLELMTMAAAHKCIHGEDPLEGLVIDDRRLRLQLEREVKAKLMALQGRLIACGGDEKELRHSVIEAAPAMTAILQGCLKLFTGAYPLDRQEVLERAETAGLPVESFRRMAAVRAGRLSPKAKELTELLEWAVEQLGQLGQRLDQM
- a CDS encoding TPM domain-containing protein yields the protein MKFSIKTTASLVLAALFVFLLAGVAPATEQWPRPKGPVADFAGVLSPQAQRAITGLSTELWQKTGAAIVVATVPELPPDQTIESLAVELMQSWGVGQKGKDEGLLFLVAVKDRRLRIEVGYGLEGLIPDAIAARIRDQAMRPHLKQNDYDQGLLAGVAAAAGVIAKDKGVTLTGLPERPDKSSGGKAFGLIPLILMIVAFIVLGRLGRRGGGGRGGGGGALLTGMLLGSMLGGGRHGGGGFDSFGGGGFGGFGGGFSGGGGASGDF
- a CDS encoding DnaJ C-terminal domain-containing protein; the encoded protein is MAKDYYKVLGLEKGASVEDIKKAYRKLAMKYHPDRNQDDKAAEERFKEVSEAYSVLSDPEKRKQYDTFGSAGFKQRYSQEDIYRGSDINDILRDMGLGGDFFSRIFGGRGGGYRAYTVNNGGMGGFGPTGAAPGMGGFDFGAAGAGPNKGADLVYELPVSLAEVFHGAEKMVSYRRSGRMERVSVKVPPGIATGQKLRLAGKGDDAPGHGGQPGDLFIKIRVLDDERFTRHGDDLEVIAPISFSTAALGGNVELTAIDGKTLKVKAPRGSQNGARLRVKGKGLPLFRGGGHGDLYVRLQVEVPGRLTSRQKELLEQLAQEGL